The stretch of DNA AAATTACTTGACAAGTGAAAATTCGGAGTTCTTTGGGTAAAAAAGCCCCCGGTTTTATTCACCTTAGTGTTCAAATAATTTCACCAGGAGGCAGCTCTGCAAGCTTCGCTTGAGTACCAAGCACACGTTCCATATCAAACCGAACCTCGATATTCCGAATGCTATATCCCACCACCATTAACCAATACAACAATTTCGCCAGGTCCGCTGCACTTGTTTCTGTCACTTCTGTCTGTGTAAACCACCAAATACGTTGATAACAGTCAAATCACatcacactatatatataacaaaacacaACTCAAACAAGTGTTTCAGCAGAAGAAGTTATTATTAGAGAACGAACCTTCATTTGGTTTGGGTCTGACACAGCTAGAAGCCGTTTGACAAATGTATTCATGGCCACGGCAACATCTTCGCCTGCAGTGCTTGTAAGCTcctacaaaattcaaaagtattGCAACTGAGAAAAGCATTGGAATAAAATTTGatgataataaactaaaaaactaatatatgaaTTCTCATTGCCTTAAGATTTTGGGGTTCAAGAGATTTTAGATACTCCAAAATCTCGTTCTGCTGATTCGAAGATTTTCTCCCCACCATACGGTTGAGTTCTTCGATCTCTGCTTCCAGAAGCTCAATATACTTTTTTGCATCAATCTTCTCAGGACCAGAAATGTTATTCCACCTGATCACTTCCCCTGAAACGTTCTTTTGAGTTCCAGGTGCGTAGTCTTCATCACCCCCCTGGCTTAATCAGAATAAAAAACCAGTGTCACATACAATTTGATacatcaaaaatcaaacacacgCATATTAAAGCAGCTTTATTCAAGTCACCAAAAGAACTACACAGCATGGAAACGAGAAGTCTATAACTCTTAACTACTTCCCAAACTAAAAAATCCGTGAGACAAAACCAGAATAACCAAAGCTCGCTCTGCCTAAACTTAATATGAACATGTTGTTAGCTCTCTAGCTAACCGACTCAACAATAGTTTTTGAGCTGTTAACGCAGCCACAATCCACCACAAGTTTCATGGGATAATAATGCTTCTAGACTAGCTTACACAAGGCTTATCAacagagaagaagcagaagtgTCAAAATCGAAGCAACCAGTGAACAAACTCGCATCAGCATTTTTACAGAACTACAAGCCAAGTGGCACTCTCCAGAAAACAGAAGCTATAAACCTGAAAGTGTTCACCTTTAGATCACGTGGCTCAGGAAGAGCAACCTGCTCCAAACTTTGTTGCAATTCAAGACGATATTGAGCGTTTCTGAACATATACCCAGTCATCAATACACTCATCATCAGCTGTGCAAGGTTCTCAGCAACCTATAAAACCCATACATACATAATACGCAAATTCAAAAACCCAAGTAACAAAATCCACAGGACACACAACttgtgaaataaaataaaaaaacgtatCGCTTACATAAAAGCACTCACAGATGTGACAGTAACCGCAAAAAACTGAGGAGGCAACGTTCCAATCATATTCGTCACAGTTTGTCTCATTGCTTCAACCACCTAATCCAAAACAACATCGAATCAATGAAAAAGCTCtaacctttttttataaaaattgagtCTCTGAGAGAACGAACGAAGCAGAGTGAGTGAGTTTACATGTTTAGGGGCACGTTTAACAAACATCTCCATGAACTCAGGCTTCACATTCTGAACATACTCCAGTAATATATCCCTCCTGCTTTTAGGCTGCTGCTCAAAACCAATTGATCGATTCAGATTAGTGTCTAACATCAATCAAATCGAAAGCTGAACCAATTTCAATTTTGCAATTTACCCGAGTGCCATTAGGAGGCGTGGATGAATCTGCAGATGAATCAGAACCATAAGCTTTAACTCTCACAACCATCAAACTCCCACTTCCGCTACTACTCTTCAACGGGAAGCTCACAGAGGAAGATGTAGTAGAGAGTTTAGGTTCACGGTTGAGTAAAAAAGACGACGAAGATGGTCGAGATGGTGATTGCAAGAGCGTGAATTGCATCGATAACGAACACATCTTCCCAAAGATTCAAACCCTAGTTTTTGGGGGTTTTATTATCTTGTTGATTTGGTTCGCTACTGACTACTGTGTTACTTTGTTACgctctcttttgctttttgttcCTTATCTTCCCAAATTTGATTAATTGTGCTAACAGAGTAATTAACTAGTTTAATAATCATCCCACAGTTAACCaaccggtttggtttttttagtgTTGAATGAACCTGAAACCTTCATAAACACTTTCTCTTAACTTACGTAGAGAACCGGTCTCAGAATCGTTTAGATCGAACCGGTTTTAGAATTTTTCGGATCGAACCGGTTGTGATTTTATGATTTCATTAAGAGTtagaaagatggagaagaataaaaggaaaaacaaaaatgttggtTGCTAGGGTTTGGGGATTGGAAACTGTTACTGCTTCTACTAGATTGATCAGCACGGTCAGACTGATTCATATACGTTCAGCGAAGACACGTACGGTTCCAAAGAGTCTACCTTGTTTGAGCCAAGGAACTTTTCTAGGAGAGGAGTTGAAACTGACAAGTGGGTACTATTATATCAAAACCTTAGATAATGCGATTGTTTTGTTCGATGACATGGTTAGATCTCTTCCCTTCCCATCCGTGATTGATATTAATAAAGTAATGGGTGTCATTGTCAGAATGAATCGTCCCGATGTTGTGATTTCTCTATATAGGAAGATTGAAATGCTACCTTGTAATATCTTCAGCTTCAATATTCTGATCAAATGTTTCTGCAGCTGTCATGAGTTGTCTTTTGGTCTGTCTACATTGGGAAAGGTCATAAAACTTGGTTTCCAGCCTAATGTGGTTACGTTTAGCACACTTCTCCACGGGTTCTGTCTCGAAGATAGGGTTTCTGAAGCTGTAGCTTTATTTGATCATATGGTTGAAACGAGATTAACACCCAACGTCGTGACGTTTACCACACTTATGAACGGTCTTTGCCACGATGGTCGAGTTCTTGAAGCAGTAGCTCTGCTTGGTCGTATGTTAGCAATTGGTCATGAACCTAACGCGGTTACTTACAGAACAATTGTAAATGGAATGTGTAAGATGGGGGACACTGACTCTGCCTTGAATCTGCTTAGGAAGATGGATGACAGCCACATCAAAGCCAATTTTTTACTCTATAATCCCATCATTGATCGTCTTTGCAAAGATGGACATCATAGTGATGCTCAAAATCTTTTCACTGAAATGCTTGAGAAAGGCTTTTTCCCAAATGTGGTTACCTACACCTGTATGATAGACTCTTTTTGTAGATCTGGTAGATGGAGCGATGCTCAAAGATTGTTGCGTGATATGATTGAAAGGCAAATCAATCCTGATATTTTCACTTTCAATGCATTGATCAATGCATATGTCAAAGAAGGGAAGTTCATTGAGGCTCAAGAATTATACGAGGATATGCTCTGTAGTGGTGTAATTCCTAATACAATCACCTATAACTCAATGGTCGATGGGTTTTGTAAACATAACCGTCTGGATGATGCTAAGCGCATGTTTGATTTGATGGCTAGCAAGGGCTGCTATCCTAACGTAGTCACTTTTAATAGTCTCATTGACGGATGTTGTAGAGTTAAAAGGGTAGATGATGGAATGAAACTTCTCCGTGAAATGTTGAGAAGAGGACTAGTTGCTGATACTATTTCTTACAACACTCTAATTCACGGGTTCTGTCGAGTGGGAAATCTTAAGATGGCCCAAGACCTTTTCCAGGAGATGATTTCTCAAGGTGTGTACCCTGATACCATAACTTGTAACACTTTGCTGTATGGTTTTTGTGAAAATGGACAGCTAGAAGAAGCTTTGGAAATGTTTGAGGTTATCCAAAAGAGTAAGATTGATCTTGATACTGTTACTTATAACATCATCATCCATGGAATGTGCAAGGGTAGTAAGGTGGACGAAGCATGGGACTTATTTTGTATTCTCCCCATCGATGGTGTGGAGCCTGATGTTCAAACTTACAATACAATGATATATGGGTTTTGTATGAAAGGTACAATTTCAGAAGCAAATGCGTTATTCCGTA from Camelina sativa cultivar DH55 chromosome 9, Cs, whole genome shotgun sequence encodes:
- the LOC104714715 gene encoding uncharacterized protein LOC104714715 isoform X2 — translated: MCSLSMQFTLLQSPSRPSSSSFLLNREPKLSTTSSSVSFPLKSSSGSGSLMVVRVKAYGSDSSADSSTPPNGTRPKSRRDILLEYVQNVKPEFMEMFVKRAPKHVVEAMRQTVTNMIGTLPPQFFAVTVTSVAENLAQLMMSVLMTGYMFRNAQYRLELQQSLEQVALPEPRDLKVNTFSQGGDEDYAPGTQKNVSGEVIRWNNISGPEKIDAKKYIELLEAEIEELNRMVGRKSSNQQNEILEYLKSLEPQNLKELTSTAGEDVAVAMNTFVKRLLAVSDPNQMKTEVTETSAADLAKLLYWLMVVGYSIRNIEVRFDMERVLGTQAKLAELPPGEII
- the LOC104714715 gene encoding uncharacterized protein LOC104714715 isoform X1, with protein sequence MCSLSMQFTLLQSPSRPSSSSFLLNREPKLSTTSSSVSFPLKSSSGSGSLMVVRVKAYGSDSSADSSTPPNGTRQPKSRRDILLEYVQNVKPEFMEMFVKRAPKHVVEAMRQTVTNMIGTLPPQFFAVTVTSVAENLAQLMMSVLMTGYMFRNAQYRLELQQSLEQVALPEPRDLKVNTFSQGGDEDYAPGTQKNVSGEVIRWNNISGPEKIDAKKYIELLEAEIEELNRMVGRKSSNQQNEILEYLKSLEPQNLKELTSTAGEDVAVAMNTFVKRLLAVSDPNQMKTEVTETSAADLAKLLYWLMVVGYSIRNIEVRFDMERVLGTQAKLAELPPGEII
- the LOC104714715 gene encoding uncharacterized protein LOC104714715 isoform X3, which codes for MCSLSMQFTLLQSPSRPSSSSFLLNREPKLSTTSSSVSFPLKSSSGSGSLMVVRVKAYGSDSSADSSTPPNGTRQPKSRRDILLEYVQNVKPEFMEMFVKRAPKHVVEAMRQTVTNMIGTLPPQFFAVTVTSVAENLAQLMMSVLMTGYMFRNAQYRLELQQSLEQVALPEPRDLKGGDEDYAPGTQKNVSGEVIRWNNISGPEKIDAKKYIELLEAEIEELNRMVGRKSSNQQNEILEYLKSLEPQNLKELTSTAGEDVAVAMNTFVKRLLAVSDPNQMKTEVTETSAADLAKLLYWLMVVGYSIRNIEVRFDMERVLGTQAKLAELPPGEII
- the LOC104714715 gene encoding uncharacterized protein LOC104714715 isoform X4, which codes for MCSLSMQFTLLQSPSRPSSSSFLLNREPKLSTTSSSVSFPLKSSSGSGSLMVVRVKAYGSDSSADSSTPPNGTRQPKSRRDILLEYVQNVKPEFMEMFVKRAPKHVVEAMRQTVTNMIGTLPPQFFAVTVTSVAENLAQLMMSVLMTGYMFRNAQYRLELQQSLEQVALPEPRDLKPGG
- the LOC104716080 gene encoding pentatricopeptide repeat-containing protein At1g64100-like; translated protein: MLVARVWGLETVTASTRLISTVRLIHIRSAKTRTVPKSLPCLSQGTFLGEELKLTSGYYYIKTLDNAIVLFDDMVRSLPFPSVIDINKVMGVIVRMNRPDVVISLYRKIEMLPCNIFSFNILIKCFCSCHELSFGLSTLGKVIKLGFQPNVVTFSTLLHGFCLEDRVSEAVALFDHMVETRLTPNVVTFTTLMNGLCHDGRVLEAVALLGRMLAIGHEPNAVTYRTIVNGMCKMGDTDSALNLLRKMDDSHIKANFLLYNPIIDRLCKDGHHSDAQNLFTEMLEKGFFPNVVTYTCMIDSFCRSGRWSDAQRLLRDMIERQINPDIFTFNALINAYVKEGKFIEAQELYEDMLCSGVIPNTITYNSMVDGFCKHNRLDDAKRMFDLMASKGCYPNVVTFNSLIDGCCRVKRVDDGMKLLREMLRRGLVADTISYNTLIHGFCRVGNLKMAQDLFQEMISQGVYPDTITCNTLLYGFCENGQLEEALEMFEVIQKSKIDLDTVTYNIIIHGMCKGSKVDEAWDLFCILPIDGVEPDVQTYNTMIYGFCMKGTISEANALFRKMKDNGPVPCDCTYNTLIRGCLRAGEIAASGELFREMRSNGLNGDASTVKLVADMISDGRLDKSFFDMLS